From the Peromyscus leucopus breed LL Stock chromosome 8b, UCI_PerLeu_2.1, whole genome shotgun sequence genome, one window contains:
- the Krt25 gene encoding keratin, type I cytoskeletal 25 translates to MSLRLSSGSRRSYARPSTGSLRGTSFGAGNACGIAGIGSGFSCAFGSSSTGGNTGVANSCAGFTVNEGGLLSGNEKVTMQNLNDRLASYLENVQALQEANADLEQKIKSWYEKFGPGSCRGLDHDYSRYFPIIDDLKNQIITSTTSNANAVLQIDNARLTADDFRLKYENELALHQSVEADVNGLRRVLDEITLCRTDLEIQYETLSEELTYLKKNHKEEMQALQCAAGGNVNVEMNAAPGVDLTVLLNNMRAEYEALAEQNRRDAEAWFQEKSASLQQQITEDVGATTSARNELTEMKRTLQTLEIELQSLLATKHSLECSLTETEGNYCSQLAQIQAQISALEEQLHQVRTETEGQKLEYEQLLNVKAHLEKEIETYCLLIGGDEGACKSASYKSKDYGSGNAGNQIKDSAKAIVVKKVLEEVDQRSKILTTRLHSLEEKSQSN, encoded by the exons ATGTCTCTTCGCCTCTCCAGTGGATCCAGGAGGTCCTATGCTCGTCCCAGCACTGGGTCCCTCCGAGGAACCAGCTTTGGGGCTGGGAATGCTTGCGGTATAGCGGGCATCGGAAGTGGCTTCTCCTGCGCCTTTGGGAGCAGCTCCACAGGAGGGAACACCGGGGTGGCCAACTCCTGTGCTGGCTTCACTGTGAACGAGGGGGGCCTCCTGTCTGGCAATGAGAAGGTCACCATGCAGAACCTCAATGACCGGCTGGCCTCCTACCTGGAGAATGTCCAAGCCCTGCAGGAGGCCAACGCTGACCTGGAGCAGAAGATCAAGAGCTGGTATGAAAAATTTGGACCAGGCTCCTGCCGGGGTCTCGATCATGACTACAGTAGATACTTCCCGATCATCGATGATCTTAAAAACCAG ATCATTACTTCGACCACCAGCAATGCCAATGCTGTTCTACAGATTGACAACGCCAGGCTGACAGCTGATGACTTCAGACTCAA GTACGAAAATGAGCTGGCTCTCCACCAGAGCGTAGAGGCTGATGTCAACGGGCTGCGCAGAGTCCTGGATGAAATAACCCTGTGCAGAACTGACCTGGAGATTCAGTATGAAACCCTGAGTGAGGAGCTGACTTACCTCAAGAAGAACCACAAAGAG GAGATGCAGGCTCTGCAGTGCGCGGCTGGAGGCAACGTGAACGTGGAGATGAACGCAGCCCCCGGCGTGGACCTCACCGTCCTGCTGAACAACATGCGAGCGGAGTACGAGGCTCTGGCTGAGCAGAACCGCAGGGACGCCGAGGCCTGGTTCCAGGAGAAG AGTGCTTCGCTGCAGCAGCAGATCACCGAGGATGTGGGTGCCACCACCTCAGCCAGGAACGAGCTGACTGAAATGAAGCGCACGCTCCAAACCCTGGAAATTGAACTTCAGTCTCTCCTAGCCACG AAACACTCGCTGGAGTGCTCCCTGACTGAGACCGAGGGCAACTACTGCTCGCAGCTGGCTCAGATCCAGGCTCAGATCAGCGCCCTGGAGGAGCAGCTGCACCAGGTCAGGACCGAGACCGAGGGCCAGAAGCTGGAATATGAGCAGCTGCTGAACGTCAAGGCCCACCTGGAGAAGGAGATCGAGACCTACTGCCTCCTCATTGGGGGAGATGAAGG GGCTTGTAAGTCTGCAAGCTACAAGTCTAAAGATTATGGATCTGGaaatgctggaaatcaaatcaaAG ATTCAGCCAAAGCTATAGTGGTTAAGAAAGTTCTAGAGGAGGTGGACCAGCGTAGCAAAATACTTACCACTAGGCTCCACTCCCTGGAAGAGAAATCTCAAAGCAATTAA
- the Krt24 gene encoding keratin, type I cytoskeletal 24, with amino-acid sequence MFCSAQRGSCSSRVSSSSGVTGSRVWAGGSPFSSGGSCGVGGGSSWGFQGSSGSCGLGGGSKGGFGSGTGGSFGSCVVKGGFGAVSGFGGGSGFGGSSGFGGGSGFGGGSGFGGSSGFGGGSGFGGGSGFGGGSGFGGGSSGGFSSYGGSMGGGLGGGSGSDGGLLSGSEKQTMQNLNDRLASYLDKVRALEEANTDLETKIKEWYGKHGSGKGEAGRDYSRYWPVMEDLKNQIISATVENARMTLQVDNARLAADDFRMKYEHELHLRECVEADINGLRKMLDDLTMTRSDLEMQIESLTEELVLLRKNHEEEMKCTQGSSGGDVTVEMNAAPGTDLTKLLNDMRAQYEALAEQNRQEAEKQFNERSASLQAQISTDAGAANSAKNEITELRRTVQALEIELQSQLALKCSLEGTLADTEAGYMAQLSGIQTQISNVEEQLSQIRGETQCQNAEYECLLNIKTRLEEEIETYRRLLNGEGGGCDYRNLVSSHVVLSDPRSGSCSGQRKDPSKTRVTKTIIEEVVDGKVVSSQVSNISEVRIK; translated from the exons ATGTTTTGCTCAGCTCAGAGAGGGTCCTGCTCCTCCCGAGTCTCCTCTTCCTCCGGGGTCACGGGCAGCAGGGTGTGGGCAGGTGGAAGCCCCTTCAGCAGTGGAGGcagctgtggggtggggggaggttctTCCTGGGGCTTCCAGGGAAGCAGCGGCAGCTGTGGGCTGGGCGGAGGCTCTAAGGGTGGCTTCGGAAGTGGCACGGGAGGGAGCTTTGGTAGCTGCGTGGTAAAGGGTGGCTTTGGAGCAGTCTCTGGCTTTGGTGGGGGTTCTGGCTTTGGTGGAAGTTCTGGCTTTGGTGGAGGCTCTGGCTTTGGTGGAGGCTCTGGCTTTGGTGGAAGTTCTGGCTTTGGTGGAGGCTCTGGCTTTGGTGGAGGCTCTGGCTTTGGTGGAGGCTCTGGCTTTGGCGGGGGTTCTAGTGGAGGCTTCTCTAGCTATGGAGGTAGTATGGGAGGTGGCcttggtggtggcagtggcagtgatGGGGGCCTTCTCTCTGGAAGTGAAAAGCAAACCATGCAGAACCTCAATGACCGGCTGGCCAGCTACCTGGACAAGGTGCGAGCCCTGGAGGAGGCCAACACTGACCTGGAGACGAAAATCAAGGAGTGGTATGGCAAGCACGGGTCTGGAAAAGGGGAAGCCGGGCGAGACTACAGCAGATACTGGCCAGTCATGGAAGATCTGAAGAACCAG ATCATTTCAGCCACCGTTGAAAATGCCAGGATGACTCTGCAGGTCGACAATGCTAGACTGGCTGCGGATGACTTCAGGATGAA GTATGAGCATGAATTGCACCTCCGGGAGTGTGTCGAGGCCGACATTAACGGCCTGAGGAAAATGCTGGATGACCTTACCATGACTCGGTCTGACCTGGAGATGCAGATCGAGAGTCTCACCGAGGAGCTGGTCCTCCTGAGGAAGAACCatgaggag GAAATGAAGTGCACGCAAGGAAGCTCTGGAGGAGACGTGACAGTAGAAATGAATGCTGCCCCAGGAACCGACCTGACCAAACTACTGAATGACATGAGGGCGCAATATGAGGCGCTGGCTGAGCAGAAccgccaggaagcagagaaacagtTCAACGAGAGG AGTGCATCCCTGCAAGCCCAAATCTCTACAGACGCTGGGGCGGCCAACTCTGCCAAGAACGAGATAACGGAACTGAGGCGCACCGTGCAAGCCTTGGAAATTGAGCTTCAATCCCAGCTGGCCCTG AAATGCTCTCTGGAAGGGACCCTGGCTGACACAGAAGCTGGCTACATGGCTCAGCTGTCTGGCATCCAGACACAGATTAGCAATGTGGAAGAGCAGCTCAGCCAGATTCGGGGTGAGACACAATGCCAGAACGCAGAGTATGAATGCCTGCTGAACATCAAGACACGCCTGGAGGAGGAGATCGAGACCTATCGGCGCCTCCTCAATGGAGAGGGAGG AGGATGTGATTATCGAAACTTAGTATCCAGCCATGTGGTATTGAGTGACCCCAGATCCGGGAGCTGTTCTGGCCAAAGAAAAG ATCCCAGCAAGACAAGAGTGACGAAGACCATCATAGAGGAAGTGGTAGATGGCAAAGTTGTCTCCTCCCAAGTCAGCAATATTTCTGAAGTGAGGATAAAATAA